The Lolium perenne isolate Kyuss_39 chromosome 6, Kyuss_2.0, whole genome shotgun sequence genome segment atttttttcgaaatggggctacccggcctctgcatcaaaatgatgcatatgGCCGCTTTATTAGTTTATTTAGAGTATCAACATCATACTTATTACAGTTCAAAGATCAGCTAAGGTCGATACAAAGATCAACCAGTGAAAAAAGCAAAACAACAGATGCCAGTGATACATCATAAGTTGATCCTATGATCAAGCCGCCAATTGCACTTGCTATATAAATCCCGCGCTACCGCCTCCAATTGGTTGCACCCAAACTCCATGGCATCCCGATGTTCCTCCGGTTAGAGATAGGACCACGTACAGATCCAATGAATAGCCAAAGCTATAATCTGCAAGAAGGGTTGAGATTTCTGTTTGTTAAAGACAAAGTCATTCCGCATATTCCATATAGCCCAAAAGATGGCACAAACTCCCACTCTAATCTGACCTAGATGTTTCTTGGCAATGTCGTTTAACCAATTTCCAAACAGGTTTGTAACATTAACTGGAGGAGATAAACTAAATGTAACACTCACATGTTCCCTCTTGAACTTCCTGCTTAGACCTACAATGAAACTTGAAGACGGAGGAGTCAACTACTACCAGAAACATGATCATGTCAATGGAGTCAACAAAGTCAACGAAGTCAAGTACTACCTACTACATGATGGAAACCTATACTATAAGTAGAAGGAATCAATTCTCTAATCCTAGAACCTAATTAGCTAGAGTTGACCCATAGTTCTTTAGCAAGCCAGGTATCTCTATAGGTAGAGCTAGGATAAGTCTAGTGTCCGAGttattcttctggagtttatttactATTTTACCTTATTTTAATTAAGAGGTTATGCTGATTTTCTGTAAAGAGTTTGTGTTATAATTCTGTAGACATGCCTTGGGCCCGCaatgtttctattgtaccactctgagaaatGTAATACCAgtgaaacggtgtttcattggtgttatgtcaacgatttgcatactacaccatgcagtggtgtgTTGGGTCACCACAAATGTTTTCATCAATAGGGCCATATAGATGAAGAGAGGAAGGTTCAGATATTATTCATCAGATGTATCGGTTTTTAAGAAAACAATGGGATTATATTGCAAGATTTATCAATCAAATCCCAATACATCGTCAAATAATAGAGGAAGCTATAAAATTCAGCGGTTCATCTACCCAAACACTTGGACACACACCATCTTCGTAAGTTTTGACCATGTGATGAATGCCAAGTTGATATAAGAATGTCATATTAATCCACCAAGAGTAGCGGGTCTTTTGCCCTCCACCAAGACATGCAAGTATAATCATTAATTTGTAAAGAGAAAAAACACGCATGCATATTGAGCAGGATATCCCCACTATAACTTCAGATTTCTTATCACTATGCTTATTAATACACCTCTGGCCCAAATTAATTGTCGCATCCCATTCATTTAAATGTTCTATGTCTAGTTTAAATCTACATTAATTAAATTGGCCGAAGGGAGTAGTACATTTATGAAGATCATGCTCCATAAAGACATATAACTAAGTAAATTGAGAGAGAGAAAACACTTGCATATCTAGGATATGCTTAGCTTCGAGATTTCTTATCTATACATTGATACTAGTAGATTTAGAAATAGCATATTCTACCAAGACGTGCAACTACATCAAATACTTGCGAACATTAAACAAACATGCATATTTGGCAGGATATATGTATCAATAGCTTCAAGATTTCTTATCCCTATATGCATTTATAGTAGAAAGATCATAATCTACATGTAGGAAGAGCCGTTTGGGCCAAAACAAGATATTCAACGGGATACTGTATGTGCACAATAGCTTCTCTTACCACTATGCGCAttaatagtttttttttttttgagaaggcATTAATAGTTAGCACCACACGATATTCCCAAGAAATTAATACTACAGATATGGAAGATCACACTGTTTCATTTATTTGGTAGATATTACTAGTACACCATACCATTCGTGGGGCGTGTATAAATTAAGAACCCCCGGTGCTGGACATTGCATCGCCATCGCTTCTTTCATTACCTAAGTATTGTACAATGGCATTGTTAGCTAATCTCTTCCTATCACTTCTCTTGCTCGCCACCTTCTCTCCCACAACGATACTCTGCTTTGTGAATCCAGCTCCTCCAAGGGTAGATGAGGGTGCTGCGATAAACTCTGCTTATCGTACTTATATTGTGCTCGTGAAGCCACCGCCCTCTAATGTCGGCAAAGATGGGTACCGCCGATGGTACGAGTCTTTCTTGCCGGGCTCGCATCTTGGCGACTCGGGTGAGCCACGTCTTATCCACTCCTACACCGAGGTGCTCAGCGGCTTCGCCGCGAGGCTTGCTGATGGAGAGCTTGATGTTGTTGCCAAGAAGCCAGGATTCATCCGCGCATTTCCGGACCGGAAGCTACAACTTATGACCACACACACACCAGAGTTTCTCGGTCTTCGGAATGGCACCGGTTTTTGGCAGGATGTTGGCTACGGGAAGGGAGTCATTGTGGGGTTGCTTGACACCggcatccatgcaccacaccctTCCTTCGACGATCACGGCATCCCACCGCCGCCATCGAAGTGGAAGGGCTCGTGCAAGGCGGCACGATGCAACAACAAGCTCATCGGTGCCAAGTCGCTAGTTGGAGACGACGAATCGGGTGATGACGACGGCCACGGGACGCACACCTCATCCACAGCAGCCGGGAATTTCGTCACTGGTGCATCGTACCACGGCTTGGGAGCAGGCATCGCGGCTGGAATTGCTGCGGGCGCCCATATCGCCATGTACAAGGTGTGCACTTCTAGTGGTTGTACCGAGTCCGCTATACTGGCCGGGCTCGATGCGGCCATCAAGGATGGGGTGGATGTGCTCTCAATCTCACTCGGCGCACGCATGCCAGTAAGCTTTGATAGGGACCCCATCGCCATCGGCAcattccatgcagtatccaaaggCATCATCGTGGTCTGCGCGGGGGGCAACGATGGCCCCGATCAGGGTTCGGTAACCAATGACGCGCCATGGTTGCTCACAGTGGCTGCCGGATCGGTGGACCGAAGCTTCCGCGCTAGCGTTCATCTCGGCAATGGCAAGCTGATCGATGGAGAAGCGCTTACACAAGTGCCAGAGCCGAGCTCAAATCTCCACCCTCTCCACTATGAAGTCGAACGGCAAGCCTGCGACTATTACTATGATGATAACAGCCACGTCTCCGGGAAGATCGTGGTCTGTAGAAAAATGGACCCGAAATTTCAGGTGCAAAGTATCCATCATACAATGGACGCTGGAGCAGTCGGCGTAGTGCTCTTTGACGATGAAAGTTTGGGCTACACCACTACTCTTGACGATTACAACTCTAGCGTCGTGCAAGTGACCGCGGCTGACGGCAAAGTTCTCAAGACATGGGCAAGCACCTCCACGGGAGCCAAATTCACATACAACAATACATTGCTTGGTGTCCATCCGGCCCCTGTAGTGGCATGGTTTTCTTCCCGAGGTAATAGCCCTAACACCGCTGGGGTGCTCAAGCCGGACATACTGGCACCTGGGCTCAACATCCTGGCTGCGTGGCCACCAAAAACAAACTATGCACATGGGCCTTTCAACATCCTATCTGGCACATCCATGGCCACACCACATGTTAGTGGCGTCGTAGCGCTTGTGAAGAGCTTGCATCCAGACTGGTCGCCAGCCGCCATCAGGTCAGCCATCCTGACGACAGCAAATGCGGTGAATAGTACCGGTGGCTCTATCCTCAATGAGATGCATGAGAAAGCAAGCTTCTTTGACATGGGCTCCGGGCATGTCAACCCCGCGAAAGCCGCTGACCCTGGCCTTGTGTATGACCTCGACTTCAACGACTACACCAGCTACATATGTTCGATACTCGGCGACTATGGCTTGCTAATCATTGTGCATAACTCGAGCCTAACATGTGAAAAGCTGCCCAAGGTCAAGGGCATCCAACTCAATTACCCGACAATAATGGTGCCACTGACACAAACACCGACATCGAGCATGGTGCACCGAACGGTGACGAACGTTGGCCC includes the following:
- the LOC127309209 gene encoding subtilisin-like protease; its protein translation is MALLANLFLSLLLLATFSPTTILCFVNPAPPRVDEGAAINSAYRTYIVLVKPPPSNVGKDGYRRWYESFLPGSHLGDSGEPRLIHSYTEVLSGFAARLADGELDVVAKKPGFIRAFPDRKLQLMTTHTPEFLGLRNGTGFWQDVGYGKGVIVGLLDTGIHAPHPSFDDHGIPPPPSKWKGSCKAARCNNKLIGAKSLVGDDESGDDDGHGTHTSSTAAGNFVTGASYHGLGAGIAAGIAAGAHIAMYKVCTSSGCTESAILAGLDAAIKDGVDVLSISLGARMPVSFDRDPIAIGTFHAVSKGIIVVCAGGNDGPDQGSVTNDAPWLLTVAAGSVDRSFRASVHLGNGKLIDGEALTQVPEPSSNLHPLHYEVERQACDYYYDDNSHVSGKIVVCRKMDPKFQVQSIHHTMDAGAVGVVLFDDESLGYTTTLDDYNSSVVQVTAADGKVLKTWASTSTGAKFTYNNTLLGVHPAPVVAWFSSRGNSPNTAGVLKPDILAPGLNILAAWPPKTNYAHGPFNILSGTSMATPHVSGVVALVKSLHPDWSPAAIRSAILTTANAVNSTGGSILNEMHEKASFFDMGSGHVNPAKAADPGLVYDLDFNDYTSYICSILGDYGLLIIVHNSSLTCEKLPKVKGIQLNYPTIMVPLTQTPTSSMVHRTVTNVGPAKSTYMAKVEAPKSLNVKVTPDKLVFSKAGEKKTFSVSVSGRLDKGEHLEGSLSWVSGKHVVRSPIVASTHLKH